A DNA window from Primulina tabacum isolate GXHZ01 chromosome 12, ASM2559414v2, whole genome shotgun sequence contains the following coding sequences:
- the LOC142520989 gene encoding uncharacterized protein LOC142520989 isoform X2: MFPAAKPLLWTRRFVCSIIVLMAVLAVFLNRAASSSAKSPSSPPPPDSAVHSVNMYKILWKLMFERIWGHSEIVSRRKIDSKNSSACLGKMDCNSLAAGFRLLDADFFSDAKMLEIEKGAMELNIPIIRSNRKLVASANGGLENPSYLVFNSGWHHNQALLTSLRFNYPSLSGVERPKNDDDIAFMSILELGQLIKSKQITSEELAAIFLGRLKRYGPVLDAVVTITEELAFKQAKHADKLLAQGIYLGPLHGIPYGLKDIIAVPHYRTTWGSKSFKNQVLDIEAWVYKRLKSAGAVLLAKLVTGSLAYDDIWFGGRTRNPWNIEEYSTGSSAGPAACTSAGLVPFAIGSETAGSISYPAARCGVTALRPSFGTVGRTGVMSISESLDKLGPFCREAADCVIVLDAIRGKDPDDLSSRDIPLADPFSVDITKLTVGYLEDAEMDVVEKLQSKGVRMVPFKLNYTIDSAQGILNFTMDVDMLSHFDEWQRSGQDDDYEAQDQWPLELRRARVVPAVDYVQAQRARGKLIREVRDSFKVDAFIGNATDWERVCVGNLVGMPVIVVPTGFKEIPNVPSNKTRRRTTITTGIYAPPEHDHIALALAMAYQSITDHHKQRPPIDDLGPDDSIPNLPTVPVPPRHLGLQGLCCA, from the exons ATGTTTCCCGCAGCGAAGCCGCTCCTTTGGACACGTCGTTTCGTGTGCTCCATCATCGTATTAATGGCGGTTTTGGCCGTCTTTCTAAACCGTGCCGCTTCTTCTTCGGCCAAGTCACCATCTTCGCCGCCCCCTCCCGATTCTGCTGTCCATTCG GTTAATATGTATAAAATTTTATGGAAATTGATGTTTGAGAGAATCTGGGGTCATTCCGAAATTGTCTCAAG ACGGAAAATTGATTCCAAGAACTCTAGTGCTTGCTTGGGGAAGATGGACTGCAACTCACTAGCTGCTGGGTTCAGATTATTGGATGCAGACTTTTTCAGTGATGCTAAG ATGCTAGAGATCGAAAAGGGTGCCATGGAGTTAAATATTCCAATTATCAGATCCAATCGGAAATTAGTTGCTTCAGCTAATGGGGGATTAGAAAATCCATCTTATTTGGTTTTCAATTCAGGATGGCATCACAATCAGGCACTACTTACCTCTCTACGATTCAATTATCCTTCTCTGTCTGGTGTGGAGCGGCCGAAGAATGATGATGATATTGCTTTTATGAGT ATTCTTGAATTGGGGCAACTCATAAAGTCTAAACAGATCACATCTGAAGAACTGGCTGCGATCTTTTTGGGTAGATTGAAGAG GTATGGTCCTGTGCTTGACGCTGTAGTCACTATTACTGAAGAATTAGCATTCAAGCAAGCGAAACATGCTGACAAATTGCTTGCACAAGGCATATATTTAG GTCCACTCCATGGGATTCCATACGGATTGAAGGATATAATTGCAGTACCCCATTACAGGACGACTTGGGGttctaaatcttttaaaaatcaagttcttGACATTGAAGCTTGGGTTTATAAAAG GCTAAAATCTGCTGGTGCTGTTCTTCTTGCAAAGCTTGTGACCGGATCACTAGCATATGATGATATCTGGTTTGGGGGTAGAACAAGAAACCCCTGGAATATAGAGGAGTATTCCACTGGTTCATCTGCTGGACCAGCTGCCTGTACCTCAGCCG GTTTGGTTCCCTTTGCCATTGGTTCAGAAACTGCTGGATCCATTTCTTACCCTGCTGCTCGTTGTGGTGTCACAGCATTGCGCCCAAGTTTTGGAACTGTTGGTCGAACTGGTGTTATGAGCATATCCGAGAGTTTG GATAAACTTGGACCTTTCTGTAGAGAGGCAGCTGATTGTGTGATTGTCCTAGACGCTATCCGTGGCAAGGATCCCGATGATCTTTCATCCAGAGACATCCCTCTTGCTGATCCATTTTCAGTTGATATAACCAAGCTAACTGTTGGATACCTTGAAGATGCAGAGATGGAT GTTGTTGAGAAGCTCCAGTCTAAAGGTGTCAGAATGGTTCCGTTCAAACTGAATTACACTATTGACTCTGCTCAAGGAATCTTAAATTTCACGATGGATGTTGATATGCTATCCCACTTCGACGAGTGGCAACGCTCTGGCCaggatgatgattatgaagctCAAGACCAATGGCCGCTTGAACTTCGCAGGGCCAGAGTTGTGCCTGCTGTAGATTATGTCCAA GCTCAAAGAGCAAGAGGAAAACTAATACGTGAAGTCAGAGACAGTTTCAAAGTTGATGCATTTATTGGAAACGCGACCGACTGGGAGCGTGTGTGTGTGGGAAACCTCGTAGGCATGCCGGTGATAGTTGTGCCTACAGGATTCAAGGAAATACCCAACGTCCCTTCGAATAAAACTCGAAGGCGGACTACGATAACCACGGGTATTTATGCTCCGCCGGAGCATGATCACATT GCATTGGCACTGGCAATGGCTTATCAGTCTATAACGGACCACCATAAGCAACGGCCGCCAATCGACGACCTAGGACCAGACGACTCGATTCCGAATCTGCCTACTGTCCCGGTTCCCCCAAGACATCTAGGCCTCCAAGGATTGTGTTGTGCATGA
- the LOC142520989 gene encoding uncharacterized protein LOC142520989 isoform X1, whose amino-acid sequence MFPAAKPLLWTRRFVCSIIVLMAVLAVFLNRAASSSAKSPSSPPPPDSAVHSQVNMYKILWKLMFERIWGHSEIVSRRKIDSKNSSACLGKMDCNSLAAGFRLLDADFFSDAKMLEIEKGAMELNIPIIRSNRKLVASANGGLENPSYLVFNSGWHHNQALLTSLRFNYPSLSGVERPKNDDDIAFMSILELGQLIKSKQITSEELAAIFLGRLKRYGPVLDAVVTITEELAFKQAKHADKLLAQGIYLGPLHGIPYGLKDIIAVPHYRTTWGSKSFKNQVLDIEAWVYKRLKSAGAVLLAKLVTGSLAYDDIWFGGRTRNPWNIEEYSTGSSAGPAACTSAGLVPFAIGSETAGSISYPAARCGVTALRPSFGTVGRTGVMSISESLDKLGPFCREAADCVIVLDAIRGKDPDDLSSRDIPLADPFSVDITKLTVGYLEDAEMDVVEKLQSKGVRMVPFKLNYTIDSAQGILNFTMDVDMLSHFDEWQRSGQDDDYEAQDQWPLELRRARVVPAVDYVQAQRARGKLIREVRDSFKVDAFIGNATDWERVCVGNLVGMPVIVVPTGFKEIPNVPSNKTRRRTTITTGIYAPPEHDHIALALAMAYQSITDHHKQRPPIDDLGPDDSIPNLPTVPVPPRHLGLQGLCCA is encoded by the exons ATGTTTCCCGCAGCGAAGCCGCTCCTTTGGACACGTCGTTTCGTGTGCTCCATCATCGTATTAATGGCGGTTTTGGCCGTCTTTCTAAACCGTGCCGCTTCTTCTTCGGCCAAGTCACCATCTTCGCCGCCCCCTCCCGATTCTGCTGTCCATTCG CAGGTTAATATGTATAAAATTTTATGGAAATTGATGTTTGAGAGAATCTGGGGTCATTCCGAAATTGTCTCAAG ACGGAAAATTGATTCCAAGAACTCTAGTGCTTGCTTGGGGAAGATGGACTGCAACTCACTAGCTGCTGGGTTCAGATTATTGGATGCAGACTTTTTCAGTGATGCTAAG ATGCTAGAGATCGAAAAGGGTGCCATGGAGTTAAATATTCCAATTATCAGATCCAATCGGAAATTAGTTGCTTCAGCTAATGGGGGATTAGAAAATCCATCTTATTTGGTTTTCAATTCAGGATGGCATCACAATCAGGCACTACTTACCTCTCTACGATTCAATTATCCTTCTCTGTCTGGTGTGGAGCGGCCGAAGAATGATGATGATATTGCTTTTATGAGT ATTCTTGAATTGGGGCAACTCATAAAGTCTAAACAGATCACATCTGAAGAACTGGCTGCGATCTTTTTGGGTAGATTGAAGAG GTATGGTCCTGTGCTTGACGCTGTAGTCACTATTACTGAAGAATTAGCATTCAAGCAAGCGAAACATGCTGACAAATTGCTTGCACAAGGCATATATTTAG GTCCACTCCATGGGATTCCATACGGATTGAAGGATATAATTGCAGTACCCCATTACAGGACGACTTGGGGttctaaatcttttaaaaatcaagttcttGACATTGAAGCTTGGGTTTATAAAAG GCTAAAATCTGCTGGTGCTGTTCTTCTTGCAAAGCTTGTGACCGGATCACTAGCATATGATGATATCTGGTTTGGGGGTAGAACAAGAAACCCCTGGAATATAGAGGAGTATTCCACTGGTTCATCTGCTGGACCAGCTGCCTGTACCTCAGCCG GTTTGGTTCCCTTTGCCATTGGTTCAGAAACTGCTGGATCCATTTCTTACCCTGCTGCTCGTTGTGGTGTCACAGCATTGCGCCCAAGTTTTGGAACTGTTGGTCGAACTGGTGTTATGAGCATATCCGAGAGTTTG GATAAACTTGGACCTTTCTGTAGAGAGGCAGCTGATTGTGTGATTGTCCTAGACGCTATCCGTGGCAAGGATCCCGATGATCTTTCATCCAGAGACATCCCTCTTGCTGATCCATTTTCAGTTGATATAACCAAGCTAACTGTTGGATACCTTGAAGATGCAGAGATGGAT GTTGTTGAGAAGCTCCAGTCTAAAGGTGTCAGAATGGTTCCGTTCAAACTGAATTACACTATTGACTCTGCTCAAGGAATCTTAAATTTCACGATGGATGTTGATATGCTATCCCACTTCGACGAGTGGCAACGCTCTGGCCaggatgatgattatgaagctCAAGACCAATGGCCGCTTGAACTTCGCAGGGCCAGAGTTGTGCCTGCTGTAGATTATGTCCAA GCTCAAAGAGCAAGAGGAAAACTAATACGTGAAGTCAGAGACAGTTTCAAAGTTGATGCATTTATTGGAAACGCGACCGACTGGGAGCGTGTGTGTGTGGGAAACCTCGTAGGCATGCCGGTGATAGTTGTGCCTACAGGATTCAAGGAAATACCCAACGTCCCTTCGAATAAAACTCGAAGGCGGACTACGATAACCACGGGTATTTATGCTCCGCCGGAGCATGATCACATT GCATTGGCACTGGCAATGGCTTATCAGTCTATAACGGACCACCATAAGCAACGGCCGCCAATCGACGACCTAGGACCAGACGACTCGATTCCGAATCTGCCTACTGTCCCGGTTCCCCCAAGACATCTAGGCCTCCAAGGATTGTGTTGTGCATGA